The Tenuifilum thalassicum genome includes the window AAAAGAGCAAAAGCTAATACCGTAACTGGGTTAGCATCAATTTGATTAAAAACCTTTACCAAAATCTTTATACCAAAAGGGATGGACAATAAAATTAACAAAAGTCCTAAATGATAAAGAACGAATAGCGGATGAAAACTTCTTTTTAGGTACTTTATCCAAATTCGTTTAAAGAAACTTTTGGTCAACAACCACGAAATTTTTGGAATTACCTTGCCAATTCTCATCTTTGAGGTTTCACCTATAAAATATATTGGTTTTATTTCAACCTCTTTTATGGAACAATTTTCGATATTTAACTTTACGAGTATATCATTAGGCATCCCATATCTGGGATAAATTTTATACAAATCAATTTTATTTAAAGCCCTGTTGGACATTGCTGTAAATCCAGTTTGAGTATCAGAAACACGCCAATAACCTGAGGCAACTTTGGTTAGAATCGAAAGAATTGAGTTCCCTATATACCTCTTTTTGGGCATAAGAAACCTAGCACTTTTATGCCAAAGCCTATTCCCTTTTACAAAATCGACTGACTCGTTAATAACAGGTTCACAAATTGAGTAAAGTTCATCGGGGTCCATTTGACCATCGCCAGCCATTACTGCCGTGCAGTCGATATTGTTATCTTTAGCCCACTTGTAACCTCTGGCTATTGCCCCTCCAACACCACTATTCTTAAGCAAGCTAATAATTACCAAACGGTCATTGGGGTTGTTGTGAATTACAGTTGATGGCGCAAAATATTTTATTTCTTCCCTATTAAACTGTGCAACTATTTCATTTGCCTTATTATAAAATGTGTTAACCTTGGGATTTTCCTTAATAGGTAAAGCCGATTGCCCAATCTTATTTATATAGCTTAAAGCAACCTCTTCCGTTTTATCGGTTGAGCAATCGTTAACAACTATTATTCTATCAACAAAATCAGGCATTGATTCTAAAACTAGCCCAATCTGGTTTTCTTCGTTATAAGCAGGAACAACAACAGCTACAGTCTTACTTCTTATCATGGGTTAATATTTATCATTTTCATAAAGCCAGATAGCATCTAGTTTAACCATTGAATCTAGGCTAATCCCTTTCTTTTTTGCCTTTTTTTCTATCAATTCTAAAAGGGAAGGATTATTCTTTATGCTTTTTTGGAGTTTCTCAATGATAATGATTTTTGCGTAATTCGCAGAATCTTTTTTGAATAATTCTTCAGCTTTTTTTGATTGTAACTCTGAGTTTTCGCCATTTTTATATATTAAAACATTATCCTTAATATAACTAATGATTTCTTGTTTGGTTGGAACTATACTCTGTTTCATTTTTTGTCTCTCAGGTTTAACTTCTACATATACGCCTTGTCGAGCTTTTTCATAATCGGGAAGTGTTATCACATCCCAATACCTCTCTGTAGGATGTAATTTCAAAAACGTTTCCCAGTATGCATCTTTATTCATCCACCAGTAATGAATGGCCTGTCTGGTGTACTGTTGAATTTGAAAATTATTGAAACCAATCAGTAAAACTATTAGAGCAGCCAAAGAATAGTAAAATATTTTTTTACGTTTGAAAAAGGTAATTAAAGCCCCCAAAGGGATAGCCATAATGCCATATGAATCAATAAATGCCCTATTCCCAAACGAGCCACCAAACCACCAGCACCACCATGAAGACAAAATAAAGATATTTAGTAGAGTGAAGGCAAATACAGGAATAAATTTCCCTTTTAGCACCTTGGGCAAGGTGAAGATGCCAATAAAAGCAAGAAACATAACAGGAGTGTAAACAAACCATCCCTTTTTATAGCTGATAAGGATATTCGTAATTTGTGGATTATTAAAAAAGAACTTCCCGCCTGCTTCGCCGTAGGTGAAATAAAAGATTTTTCCTGACACATAATACCAATAAGCGAATTGAGGTATCCATACAATAGTAAAACCTAATATCATCAGCAAGGTATACCTATACCTGAGAAAGAAAAAAGCAACCCTATCTTTGAAATCTTTAATCGATTTCACATCCCACAAGAGGAGTAGTACTAAAACAATAATATTTGACGGGCGAATTAATGTTATTAACCCACCTAACAGACCAATATAAAACGACTTTGAAAGGTTGGGCTTTTCGTAAAACACAATTATCAAAAAGATAAAAATGCTTATTAAAGAAAAATTATAGGCATGAGGCATAGGTGCTTCGTAGGTATAATAATAAAGCAGATTTGTTCCAACTCCAACGGCAAGAATTAGCATGGCCACAACCCCTTCGGTAAAAAACCTTCTAAGCACCCTTTGAAGAAAAAGCAAACCAATAATAACATAAAACAACGCACTGAATACAAGGGCAAATCGATAGGGTACAGAATAGCCATCGGCTTCATATTGCGGGCTAATAAGGCTAAAAAGGTGAACAACCCCAAAAAATGGAGCATATAAAAAAGATAGCCCCATCGATGTTATGATGGCCTGTTTCCCAGTAGGGGTCTCAATAGGCCAAATCAAATCGCCAAACTTTTCGATGTTATCCTTTCTGAACTGAAAGGATAGGTCTTTATAAATTAAAGCAGCGGGCAAATATGCATAGTACGATTTTACATCCCATTGTATTACACTACCTTGCCGCATCCATTTATGGTGGCTAAAGTTTAAAAGGGTTGCTCCAACAGCAATGAGAACAATACATAATGTCGAAATTCTCCTTTTTAAGTAAAAGATTACTTCACTGGCAATTCTGCTCACATTCTTTTTCATTTACACTATCGTTTAAACTTTCATTTTGAGCATGTCAAATCAAATATTCTAAGGCCATTCTTACCATAAATTTGTTTATAACACAAATCGGCAGGCATTGAAAAATCATCATCGGCAACAAGGAGGTATTGAGCTCCCTTTCTATAAAAGTCCAAAATTGTTTTTGCTGTAAGTTCCGAAACTTCAGGTATAGCCCACCCCCTCCTATCAAGGTATAGTAACGCACCATTTGCGCAATTCTCAGGTGCTACTATAAATTTTGCGTTTTTATCAATTTTAAGGCTATCAACCCCTTGCTTGTTCTCATTTATGAGCAGACCTAATCTAAACTTATTGTCGATTTTATTTTCAACTAATCGTTCATTCATCTTCTTTTGGGAATGGTTTATCCCAAAAGCTACTATGAGTAGAAGAATAACCTTTGCAACAAGGTGTAAGCTCTTATTGGTTATAAACCTTTTGTAAATGTAAATAGAGTAGATGATTACAAGAAAAATGAGAGGGAAAAATGCCAAGAAATAGTAATCGTGGTCTTTAAACTGTTTGAAGAACAACAT containing:
- a CDS encoding glycosyltransferase family 2 protein, translated to MIRSKTVAVVVPAYNEENQIGLVLESMPDFVDRIIVVNDCSTDKTEEVALSYINKIGQSALPIKENPKVNTFYNKANEIVAQFNREEIKYFAPSTVIHNNPNDRLVIISLLKNSGVGGAIARGYKWAKDNNIDCTAVMAGDGQMDPDELYSICEPVINESVDFVKGNRLWHKSARFLMPKKRYIGNSILSILTKVASGYWRVSDTQTGFTAMSNRALNKIDLYKIYPRYGMPNDILVKLNIENCSIKEVEIKPIYFIGETSKMRIGKVIPKISWLLTKSFFKRIWIKYLKRSFHPLFVLYHLGLLLILLSIPFGIKILVKVFNQIDANPVTVLAFALLFISGFQFLLFAMWMDIQDNERLYKD